Below is a window of Prosthecochloris sp. GSB1 DNA.
TCGCTGGTCAGCAAGGGACAGCGAATCGTTCGGGGCGAGGTCATCGCTCTCTCCGGCAACACCGGGATATCGACCGGCCCTCACCTGCATTACGAAGTGCTTAAAAACAACAGGAAGGTCGATCCCACGGCTTACTTTTTCGACAGCTTCACACCGGAAAGTTACCTGACTGCAAAACCTGCTCCAGTCGAGAGCGACAGTAATTCATAAATCCGACTTAACACGCTAGACCATATGTACTGGAATCTGGATATGGCAAGATATATTGCCGATGCACCATGGCCTGCGACCAGGGACGAATTGATCGACTATGTAAACCGGACCGGAGCTCCTCAGGCAGTGATCGACAACCTCTACGAGCTTCCGGAAAGCGACGAACTCTACGAAAGCCTCGAGGAAATCTGGCCTGACTATCCCACTGACGAGGATTTCTGCTACGGCGACGAAGAATCTCTGCATTAGCGCATTCAAACTCGGAGCTGACATGTGTTTTCGCTAAGAAACATTCTGCAACCATGTTCAGCCGCCTTTCTTCTGGCGGTTCTCCTCCTCTCCGCCCGGGTCGGCCCCTGCCTTGCCGAAGAAAACGAATCGACAGGACCCGAGGTCAAGAAAATATCCATAGGAGGAAACCGGGCCATCGACAAGGAAGAGCTTCTCCAGGTCATGTCGACCACGAAGGGCAAACCGTTCGTCCAGGAAACCT
It encodes the following:
- a CDS encoding DUF2795 domain-containing protein, with the translated sequence MYWNLDMARYIADAPWPATRDELIDYVNRTGAPQAVIDNLYELPESDELYESLEEIWPDYPTDEDFCYGDEESLH